In Synergistaceae bacterium, the following proteins share a genomic window:
- a CDS encoding S41 family peptidase, whose translation MNGNSSGNNGSNRFKKLQILLGGLLVIFTIWMVLKSDDFAIGSAGAADISDLERISPFSAKSLWLVRQARAIIETYQVDAELTPIGEDQLVQGAIKGMVESWKDPYTRFVSPEQLKDEELEMEGQYGGLGMYIGDRDGKILVISPIEDTPAEKAGLKPMDQIVKVGDEVALGWDSQEVVKRLRGKPNTSVTVWIRRDGEEELLKFDLMREIIKIKSVRHEILSDDIGYLRLTQFKQKTDEEAEEAIRSLIDQGARAVILDLRNNGGGLLNVCVNVSSLFLDGGLVVGTRGRVEKSNEEYYANSALHLTDMPMAVLINEGSASASEIVAGALADRERAVTVGKKSFGKGSVQTLFNLTDGSGIYVTIARYHTPSGKVIDHVGLTPSIEVEGQLNRDHVKDAQLQRAISELRKKTLKPTATASHKS comes from the coding sequence ATGAATGGCAACAGTAGTGGAAACAACGGAAGCAATCGTTTCAAGAAACTCCAGATATTATTGGGCGGGTTATTGGTAATATTCACCATATGGATGGTGTTGAAATCTGATGATTTCGCGATCGGTTCCGCGGGGGCCGCAGACATCTCCGATTTGGAAAGAATATCGCCTTTCAGCGCGAAATCTTTATGGTTGGTGCGTCAAGCGAGAGCGATCATTGAAACCTATCAGGTGGACGCGGAGTTGACGCCTATAGGAGAGGACCAACTGGTCCAGGGCGCAATCAAAGGCATGGTGGAGTCCTGGAAGGATCCCTACACGCGTTTTGTGTCCCCCGAACAATTGAAGGATGAAGAACTAGAGATGGAAGGCCAGTATGGCGGGTTGGGGATGTATATTGGAGACCGAGACGGTAAGATATTGGTCATCAGCCCCATTGAAGACACTCCCGCCGAAAAAGCTGGACTGAAACCGATGGATCAAATCGTCAAGGTAGGCGACGAGGTGGCTCTAGGATGGGATTCTCAGGAGGTCGTGAAACGTCTGCGCGGTAAACCCAACACCTCGGTGACCGTATGGATACGCCGCGACGGCGAGGAAGAACTACTGAAGTTCGATCTCATGCGCGAAATCATTAAAATTAAATCGGTCAGGCATGAGATATTGTCGGACGATATCGGTTATTTGAGGTTGACTCAATTCAAGCAGAAAACGGATGAGGAAGCCGAGGAAGCGATACGAAGTTTGATCGATCAAGGCGCCAGAGCGGTGATTCTGGACCTGCGCAACAACGGTGGTGGGTTGCTCAACGTTTGCGTTAACGTCAGCAGTTTATTCCTGGATGGTGGCCTTGTCGTGGGAACACGGGGGCGGGTCGAGAAGTCCAACGAGGAATATTACGCAAATTCCGCTCTCCATCTGACCGACATGCCCATGGCCGTTCTGATCAACGAGGGTAGTGCCAGCGCGTCGGAGATCGTGGCGGGGGCACTAGCGGACAGAGAGCGGGCGGTAACGGTCGGCAAAAAGAGCTTTGGAAAAGGCTCGGTGCAGACGCTGTTCAATTTGACGGATGGATCGGGCATATACGTGACCATCGCCCGCTATCACACGCCCTCTGGTAAGGTGATCGACCATGTTGGCCTGACGCCGTCCATCGAAGTGGAGGGGCAGTTGAATAGAGATCATGTGAAGGACGCGCAGTTGCAACGAGCGATCTCGGAACTGAGAAAGAAAACATTGAAACCGACGGCTACGGCTTCTCATAAAAGTTAA
- a CDS encoding peptidoglycan DD-metalloendopeptidase family protein produces the protein MKKILRIFFVSALFFYCPWMGWSAPVVDLENEIRIQEKARDDLNKKIQRYNEMAKKKSQEAQTLLGRLTSLQQNSKVAQQQIKLLELQSNKLQKSMAELNKEIAVTSLKVDELVRELRFRLVSMYKYGSREGLNLLLSAENTHEAVASAYLLERLSRYDQVVIDALLAKMEELEQGKRAMEKNNAQLSARTQELNLQRKKYSSSIDETNTILSGVQRERYKAEAAAKEIERAQQEIGRTILALMRKKKDREIKDREIEEVPNKAPGNSLGNNQVNSQFNNQGNNQGKNRVESSPVRNYPSLDRDSMLEWPVRGPIAAPYGSRVHPVFKTKSFNSGIDIRAVSGAAVKAAGPGEVLFEGWLRGFGQVIIVDHGRNISTVYAHLASTRVKERDAVEEGMVIGTVGNTGTSEGYNLHFEVRVGESAKNPLDYLKKT, from the coding sequence GTGAAGAAAATCCTGAGAATCTTTTTCGTATCGGCGTTGTTTTTCTATTGCCCATGGATGGGCTGGAGCGCGCCGGTCGTGGACCTGGAGAACGAGATCAGGATACAAGAAAAAGCACGCGATGACTTGAATAAAAAAATACAGCGGTACAACGAAATGGCCAAGAAAAAATCTCAGGAGGCTCAGACTCTCCTGGGGCGGCTTACCAGTTTGCAGCAAAACTCTAAAGTGGCGCAGCAACAGATCAAACTCCTGGAACTCCAGTCGAACAAACTTCAAAAATCCATGGCCGAGTTGAACAAGGAAATCGCGGTGACGTCTCTCAAGGTGGACGAGTTGGTGAGAGAACTACGGTTTCGGTTAGTTAGCATGTACAAGTACGGCTCCAGGGAGGGACTGAACCTACTGCTTTCCGCGGAAAATACCCACGAAGCCGTGGCTTCGGCCTATCTTTTGGAGCGGCTTTCTCGGTACGACCAGGTAGTGATTGACGCGCTGCTGGCTAAAATGGAGGAGTTGGAACAAGGCAAACGGGCTATGGAAAAGAATAACGCGCAATTGTCGGCGCGGACTCAGGAACTGAACCTCCAGCGCAAAAAGTACAGCTCTTCTATTGATGAAACCAACACGATTTTGTCCGGAGTCCAACGGGAACGCTACAAGGCCGAGGCCGCCGCGAAGGAAATAGAACGAGCCCAACAAGAGATTGGGCGTACTATCCTCGCTTTGATGCGCAAGAAAAAAGATCGTGAGATTAAAGACCGCGAGATAGAGGAAGTACCTAACAAAGCTCCAGGCAACAGTTTAGGCAATAATCAAGTTAATAGTCAATTTAATAATCAAGGCAACAATCAAGGCAAGAACAGGGTAGAAAGCTCTCCGGTTCGAAACTATCCCAGCCTTGACCGAGATTCTATGCTGGAGTGGCCGGTCCGTGGCCCGATTGCCGCTCCTTACGGCTCACGAGTGCACCCGGTTTTCAAAACAAAGTCTTTTAACTCAGGGATCGATATCCGCGCGGTGTCGGGCGCTGCTGTCAAAGCGGCGGGGCCGGGTGAGGTGTTGTTCGAGGGATGGCTTCGGGGTTTCGGCCAGGTCATCATCGTCGACCACGGACGGAACATTTCCACGGTGTACGCCCACTTAGCCTCAACTCGGGTAAAGGAAAGAGACGCTGTGGAGGAAGGCATGGTCATCGGTACGGTAGGTAATACGGGAACCTCAGAGGGTTATAACCTGCACTTTGAAGTTCGAGTAGGGGAATCTGCCAAAAACCCTTTGGATTATCTGAAAAAAACATAA